The Lycium barbarum isolate Lr01 chromosome 9, ASM1917538v2, whole genome shotgun sequence genome has a segment encoding these proteins:
- the LOC132611980 gene encoding uncharacterized protein LOC132611980 yields MKIEHKHKAMWALKKLNIDWEEATKLRLFQLNEIDEFRYQAYESATLYKERMKQYHENKILKREFYNGDPVLLFNYQLKLLPSKLKPRWSSPFEMVSVSPYRALELKSRDGTRTFKVNGQRGKHYHEMVDGDRIFDRYRLKHLGTNVDSTCQTKSKLATLSYCDVKSSASWEATHV; encoded by the coding sequence ATGAAGATTGAACATAAACATAAGGCTATGTGGGCGTTGAAGAAATTAAACATAGATTGGGAAGAGGCgaccaagctcaggttgtttcaactcaatgagataGACGAATtccggtaccaggcatatgaaagtgcaacactttATAAAGAGAGAATGAAGCAGTATCATGAAAATAAAATCCTAAAGCGAGAATTCTACAATGGTGATCCTGTCTTGCTGTTTAACTATCAATTGAAACTGCTACCGAGTAAGCTTAAGCCAAGGTGGTCCAGTCCGTTCGAGATGGTAAGTGTTTCACCCTATAGGGCGCTTGAATTGAAGTCCAGAGATGGAACTCgaacatttaaggtgaacgggcagagggGGAAGCACTATCATGAAATGGTTGATGGAGATAGAATTTTTGACCGATACCGGTTGAAGCACCTTGGAACGAATGTTGACTCAACGTGTCAGACCAAGAGTAAATTGGCAACACTGTCATACTGTGAtgtaaaatcaagcgcttcttgggaggcaacccatgtgtaA